One window of the Bacillota bacterium genome contains the following:
- a CDS encoding ornithine carbamoyltransferase (catalyzes the formation of L-citrulline from carbamoyl phosphate and L-ornithine in arginine biosynthesis and degradation) codes for MNHLKGSDLLSTKGLTLEDLRFIFGTTTDLKMAQKRGEIQEILKNKVLAMIFEIPSTRTSISFETAMTKLGGHAIYLGTDRYWAGKAKEESWLDTCGTIDRYADALAARVMSHDDLVKGAEKMRIPVINASNDYEHPCQALTDFQTVLEKRGRFEGLKYVITWAWRHSNPPIGLVNSSMHIAAKLGMEFVIACPEGYEPLDQELEAARAEASKYGSEINIVHDMRGAARGADFLNIYSWVSPEVFRKGIETHFAAPAPHNEFPEKYQHWKVTPDVVDLLNPAGLIMHCMPAARGEEVVDEVLDGSRSIIFDEAENRLHVQKALLALLMG; via the coding sequence GTGAACCATCTGAAAGGGAGCGACCTGTTGTCCACGAAGGGCCTGACGCTTGAGGACCTCCGATTCATATTCGGTACCACCACAGACCTTAAGATGGCCCAGAAACGCGGCGAGATCCAGGAGATCCTGAAGAACAAGGTGCTGGCCATGATCTTCGAGATCCCCTCGACCAGGACCAGCATATCCTTCGAGACAGCCATGACCAAGCTGGGGGGCCACGCCATCTACCTGGGTACGGACAGGTACTGGGCAGGCAAGGCCAAGGAAGAGAGCTGGCTGGATACCTGCGGCACCATTGACCGGTACGCCGATGCCCTTGCCGCCAGGGTCATGTCACATGACGACCTGGTTAAAGGGGCTGAGAAGATGCGGATCCCCGTCATCAATGCATCCAATGACTATGAACACCCCTGCCAGGCGCTGACTGATTTCCAGACCGTCCTGGAGAAGCGGGGGCGCTTTGAAGGCCTGAAGTACGTCATTACCTGGGCCTGGCGCCACTCGAATCCCCCGATCGGTCTGGTGAACTCCAGCATGCACATAGCAGCCAAGCTGGGCATGGAATTCGTCATCGCGTGCCCCGAGGGTTACGAGCCTCTAGACCAGGAGCTGGAGGCGGCGAGGGCCGAGGCGTCCAAGTACGGCTCGGAGATAAATATCGTGCATGACATGAGGGGGGCGGCCAGGGGCGCCGATTTCCTGAACATCTACAGCTGGGTATCACCCGAGGTCTTCCGGAAGGGAATAGAGACCCACTTCGCCGCACCGGCCCCCCATAATGAGTTCCCCGAGAAGTACCAGCACTGGAAGGTAACTCCCGACGTCGTGGACCTTCTTAATCCGGCGGGTCTGATCATGCACTGCATGCCTGCGGCCAGGGGCGAAGAGGTAGT